CGCGAGTATTCCACCAACCTCAAGGACATGGTTCCCCTTGAGAAATGCCTGGCGGCAGCCAACGATTGCGATGCGCCCATGGTGTCCATCTGCGGCGGCGAGCCCTTGATTTACCCGAAGATTGAAGAGTTGGTGGCCGGCCTGCGCGAGCAAGGCCGCATCATTTACATCTGCACCAACGGGGTGTTCATGCGAAAGAAAATGCGCGAATACATGGCCGCGCATTGGTCGCCTGACATGGATCGCAAACTTCAAACGCTCGCGCAGGAGCAACTGGTCTCCGTGAAGGAGGCCGAGCAAATCCGCCAGGCCGATGAAACGGCGCGCGCCAAGGTTACGATCCAACCCAGCAAGTGGATTTACTGGAACGTCCACGTCGATGGGCTGGAATACACTCACGACCTGATCGTCGAGCGCGAGGGCGTGTTCCGGGAATGCGTGGCCGCAATCAAGATGGCGAAAATCCTCGGTTACCAGGTCGCCACGAACACCACGGTCTATAAGGAGACGGATGTCTGCGAGCTGGAAGGGATGTTCAAATTCCTGTCGGGACTTGGCTGCGATGGCCACACGATTTCGCCGGGCTACGATTACGACGCCGCGAAAAAGGACATGGCCAAACGCCTGGGCAAAGATCCGAGAGATTTCTTTCTCACGCGAGAGATCACCCGCCAAAAATTCAAAGACATCCAGCACTGGGGCGAACGCTTCACCATCCTCGGCACGCCCGTGTATCAGGAATTCCTCGCGGGCAAACGCGAACTCACCTGCACGGCCTGGGCGATTCCCACTTACAACGTGCGCGGTTGGAAAGCGCCCTGTTATCTGATGACCGACGGCCATTACGCGAGCTACCGCGAAATGTTGGAGAAAGTGGCCTGGGACAAATATGGCGTCGTCAACGGGGTGGCGCGCGATCCGCGCTGTGAGAATTGCATGGTCCATTGCGGGTACGATCCCAGTGGCGCGCTCGGCACGAATTACCAGCGCGGCGATAACTGGAAGAATTTCAAATACAACTTCTGGCCCCGGCCCAAGCCGTACGCGGAGGGAAATAAGGTGGACGCATTCAACGGCGTCTCCGCGGGCAAAGGTCACCTGGCTGAAGCGAAGGCCGCGATTCAGAGCGCCGCCGCGAACGGCAGCGAAAAGAACTGCGGCGCGGGGCCTGCCTCACCATCGAGACCTCTCGCAACGAGAGTGTTGCCAGACTGAGCTGGAAAACAGAGGTGCAAACGAAGGAAACGAAGCCGGGAATCCGGCATCTCCTTTGTGCGTCTTTGAACTTCTGAGTTCAGATTTCACTTCCGCCGGCGCTTGGCACGGCCGAAATAGTAACCGCCGCTCAACCGCACGGCCCGGACGCGGCCCGGGTGTCCCGCCGGCGCGCCCGGCTTGTCCTGCTCGAAAAGAGCCGTGTACTGGTACTGAAATCCGTCGAGCTTCACCCGGGGAATTTT
The Verrucomicrobiota bacterium DNA segment above includes these coding regions:
- a CDS encoding DUF3463 domain-containing protein, producing the protein MRFPLALTAKIAGHIIKHKARRTPKFALVLQLEPLHTCNLTCTGCGRIREYSTNLKDMVPLEKCLAAANDCDAPMVSICGGEPLIYPKIEELVAGLREQGRIIYICTNGVFMRKKMREYMAAHWSPDMDRKLQTLAQEQLVSVKEAEQIRQADETARAKVTIQPSKWIYWNVHVDGLEYTHDLIVEREGVFRECVAAIKMAKILGYQVATNTTVYKETDVCELEGMFKFLSGLGCDGHTISPGYDYDAAKKDMAKRLGKDPRDFFLTREITRQKFKDIQHWGERFTILGTPVYQEFLAGKRELTCTAWAIPTYNVRGWKAPCYLMTDGHYASYREMLEKVAWDKYGVVNGVARDPRCENCMVHCGYDPSGALGTNYQRGDNWKNFKYNFWPRPKPYAEGNKVDAFNGVSAGKGHLAEAKAAIQSAAANGSEKNCGAGPASPSRPLATRVLPD